Proteins encoded in a region of the Mycolicibacterium duvalii genome:
- the mftE gene encoding mycofactocin biosynthesis peptidyl-dipeptidase MftE yields MNWAYHRRVAFPIELGNSTSRQLHETSPALIVPVGSTEQHGPHLPLDTDTRIASAVADGLIRRLRAADTGVWQVAPPVSYGASGEHEGFPGTISIGTAALTELLVEFGRSACRWASRLVFVNGHGGNVAALRRACTLLRSEGRDVAWCSCVSRDADAHAGHTETSVLLHIAPDAVGDDRVVGNAAPLAELMPALREGGVAAVSPVGVLGDPTTATAHDGSRILTEMVDACTARVTRWQPDSGGMLT; encoded by the coding sequence GTGAATTGGGCCTACCATCGTCGCGTGGCTTTCCCCATCGAGCTCGGAAACTCGACGTCGCGGCAGCTACATGAAACGTCTCCGGCCCTGATCGTCCCGGTCGGATCCACCGAACAACACGGGCCCCATCTGCCCCTCGATACCGACACCCGCATCGCGTCCGCGGTGGCCGACGGCCTCATCCGGCGACTCCGCGCCGCCGACACCGGCGTGTGGCAGGTCGCGCCGCCGGTCAGCTACGGAGCCAGCGGCGAGCACGAAGGCTTCCCCGGCACCATCTCGATCGGCACGGCAGCGCTGACGGAGCTGTTGGTCGAGTTCGGACGCTCCGCGTGCCGATGGGCCTCCCGGCTGGTGTTCGTCAACGGCCACGGCGGCAACGTCGCCGCGTTGCGCCGGGCCTGCACGCTGCTGCGCTCCGAGGGCCGCGATGTCGCGTGGTGTTCCTGCGTGTCCCGCGACGCCGACGCGCACGCCGGTCACACCGAGACGTCGGTGTTGTTGCACATCGCCCCGGATGCCGTCGGCGACGACCGGGTCGTCGGGAACGCCGCCCCGTTGGCCGAGTTGATGCCGGCACTGCGCGAGGGGGGCGTGGCCGCGGTGAGCCCGGTGGGGGTTTTGGGGGACCCGACAACGGCTACCGCACACGACGGAAGCAGAATTCTTACCGAGATGGTGGACGCGTGCACGGCGCGCGTCACACGCTGGCAGCCAGACAGTGGGGGGATGCTGACATGA
- the mftG gene encoding mycofactocin dehydrogenase MftG, giving the protein MTDVLIIGAGSAGSVLAERLSADERCTVTVVEWGPSATDARVADQIADGLRLPIGPASSVVHRYPTVLTDDPRRTAQLMRGAVVGGSGAVNGGYFCRALPTDFDGWGLPGWAWADVLPHFRAIEHDLDFDTPVHGQDGPITVRRVAVFDGATGAFVDAARAAGYPWVEDLNGATAGLQLPAGIGAVPLNIDGGQRVGPGGAFLQPVLGRPNLTVHTETRVQRLLLQGTRAVGVQCRGPDGASELFADRIILCAGAIETARLLLLSGIGPAAQVRAADVPVVADLPVGVATIDHPEWVLPVRWTPTHGVPPLEAILTTDKGVEIRPYTAGFGAMVGGDHDDPADHPHLGITLMRPHSRGRVRLRGTDPVIEHRYDSAPLDVLLLSEATELARELAGAAAEGQEAVWATSQHLCGTAKMGSDDDPDAMVDNRCHVFGVDGLSIVDGSILPMAPSRGPHATIAMIGHRAAEFFA; this is encoded by the coding sequence ATGACCGATGTCCTGATCATCGGTGCGGGCAGCGCGGGCTCGGTGCTCGCCGAGCGGCTCTCCGCCGACGAACGCTGCACGGTCACCGTCGTCGAGTGGGGCCCGAGCGCCACCGACGCCCGGGTGGCGGATCAGATCGCCGACGGCCTTCGGCTGCCGATCGGACCCGCCAGTTCGGTCGTGCACCGCTACCCGACCGTGTTGACCGATGATCCGCGCCGGACCGCGCAACTGATGCGCGGCGCGGTGGTGGGCGGCTCGGGAGCGGTCAACGGCGGCTACTTCTGTCGCGCGCTGCCGACCGACTTCGACGGCTGGGGTCTGCCGGGGTGGGCGTGGGCCGACGTGCTGCCGCACTTCCGCGCCATCGAGCACGATCTCGACTTCGACACCCCGGTGCACGGGCAGGACGGCCCGATCACGGTACGTCGCGTCGCCGTATTCGACGGCGCCACCGGTGCATTCGTCGATGCTGCGCGCGCTGCGGGCTACCCGTGGGTCGAGGATCTCAACGGCGCCACCGCCGGTCTGCAGCTCCCCGCCGGCATCGGTGCGGTGCCGCTGAACATCGACGGCGGTCAGCGGGTGGGACCCGGTGGCGCTTTCCTGCAGCCCGTGCTGGGCCGGCCCAACCTGACCGTGCACACCGAGACCCGGGTGCAACGCCTGCTGCTGCAGGGCACTCGGGCGGTCGGGGTGCAGTGCCGCGGCCCAGATGGCGCCTCAGAGCTGTTCGCCGACCGAATCATCCTGTGCGCCGGGGCGATCGAGACGGCTCGGCTGTTGCTACTCTCCGGCATCGGACCGGCTGCTCAGGTGCGTGCCGCCGATGTTCCCGTCGTCGCCGACCTTCCCGTGGGGGTCGCGACCATCGACCACCCGGAATGGGTGCTGCCGGTCCGGTGGACGCCGACCCACGGGGTTCCACCGCTCGAGGCGATTCTGACCACGGATAAGGGTGTCGAGATCCGGCCCTACACAGCGGGATTCGGAGCCATGGTGGGTGGTGACCACGATGACCCGGCCGATCACCCGCACCTCGGAATCACGCTGATGCGGCCGCATTCACGCGGGCGGGTCCGCCTCCGGGGAACCGATCCGGTCATCGAACATCGTTACGACAGTGCGCCGCTCGACGTCCTACTGCTCAGCGAAGCAACGGAGCTCGCGCGCGAGCTGGCCGGTGCGGCTGCGGAGGGGCAGGAAGCCGTATGGGCAACCTCGCAACATCTGTGCGGCACCGCGAAAATGGGGAGCGACGACGATCCCGACGCCATGGTCGACAACCGGTGCCACGTGTTCGGCGTGGACGGCCTGTCAATCGTCGACGGGTCCATCCTTCCGATGGCGCCCAGTCGCGGCCCGCACGCCACCATCGCGATGATCGGCCACCGGGCTGCGGAATTCTTCGCGTGA
- the mftD gene encoding pre-mycofactocin synthase MftD (MftD, an enzyme found in the mycofactocin biosynthesis locus, performs an oxidative deamination of 3-amino-5-[(p-hydroxyphenyl)methyl]-4,4-dimethyl-2-pyrrolidinone (AHDP). The resulting compound, now called pre-mycofactocin (PMFT), is a biologically active redox cofactor that can oxidize the non-exchangeable NADH of TIGR03971 family SDR-type oxidoreductases.), translated as MARDTWFETVAIAQQRAKKRLPKSAYSSLISASEKGVTVTDNVESFAELGFAPHVIGATEKRDMATTVMGQDISLPVVISPTGVQAIDPDGEVAVARAAAARGTAMGLSSFASKPMEEVTAVNDKIFFQIYWLGSRDEILARMERARAAGAKGLILTTDWSFAHGRDWGSPKIPERMDLKTMIRMSPEVITKPRWFYSFAKTLRPPDLRVPNQARRGEPGPTFFEAYGQWMGTPPPTWEDVAWLREQWGGPFLLKGTVRVDDAKRAVDAGVSAITVSNHGGNNLDGTPAAIRCLPAIADAVGDQIEVLLDGGVRRGSDVVKAVALGARAVMIGRAYLWGLAANGQAGVENVLDILRGGIDSALMGLGKSSIHELTRDDVLVPEGFTRTLGV; from the coding sequence ATGGCACGTGATACCTGGTTCGAAACCGTCGCCATCGCCCAGCAACGGGCGAAGAAGAGGCTGCCGAAGTCGGCCTACTCCTCGCTGATCTCGGCCAGCGAGAAGGGCGTGACGGTCACCGACAACGTCGAGTCCTTCGCCGAACTCGGCTTCGCCCCCCACGTCATCGGCGCCACCGAAAAGCGTGACATGGCGACAACTGTGATGGGACAGGACATTTCGCTGCCCGTCGTCATCTCGCCGACCGGCGTGCAGGCGATCGACCCCGACGGTGAAGTGGCGGTGGCCCGGGCCGCGGCGGCCCGCGGCACGGCCATGGGTCTGTCGTCGTTCGCGAGCAAGCCGATGGAAGAGGTCACCGCGGTCAACGACAAGATCTTCTTCCAGATCTACTGGCTGGGCAGCCGCGACGAGATCCTCGCGAGAATGGAACGCGCCCGCGCTGCCGGCGCCAAGGGGCTGATCCTGACCACCGACTGGAGCTTCGCCCACGGCCGCGACTGGGGCAGCCCGAAGATTCCGGAGCGGATGGACCTCAAGACCATGATCCGGATGTCGCCGGAGGTGATCACCAAGCCGAGGTGGTTCTACAGCTTCGCCAAGACGCTGCGCCCACCGGACCTGCGGGTGCCCAACCAGGCCCGCCGCGGTGAGCCCGGTCCGACGTTCTTCGAGGCCTACGGGCAGTGGATGGGCACCCCGCCGCCGACCTGGGAGGACGTGGCCTGGCTGCGTGAGCAGTGGGGCGGACCGTTCCTGCTCAAGGGCACCGTCCGCGTTGACGACGCCAAACGCGCTGTGGACGCGGGCGTTTCGGCGATCACGGTGTCCAATCACGGCGGTAACAACCTCGACGGCACGCCCGCGGCGATCCGGTGCCTGCCGGCCATCGCCGACGCTGTCGGCGACCAGATCGAGGTGTTGCTCGACGGTGGAGTCCGGCGCGGCAGCGACGTGGTCAAGGCGGTAGCCCTGGGCGCCCGCGCGGTGATGATCGGGCGGGCCTATCTGTGGGGCCTGGCAGCGAACGGGCAAGCCGGTGTCGAGAACGTTCTGGACATCCTGCGCGGCGGTATCGACTCGGCGCTGATGGGGCTGGGCAAGTCCTCGATCCACGAGCTGACCCGCGACGACGTACTGGTCCCGGAGGGCTTCACCCGCACCCTGGGGGTGTGA
- a CDS encoding RNA polymerase sigma factor translates to MSAEPDGTDAPRALLALYDEALPAVYGYFVRRCGDRGTAEDLTSETFLAAMDAARKPSPPELSVPWLIGVARHKLADHYRRRHDRFSVPVADVPEATETADTWDAQLDRIVAESVLARLPEHHRTVLALRYMDDRSVPECAELIGRTVHATEALLVRARRAFRSNYPEPERRKP, encoded by the coding sequence GTGAGCGCCGAACCGGATGGCACGGACGCTCCGCGCGCACTGCTCGCGCTGTACGACGAGGCCCTGCCCGCGGTCTACGGGTACTTCGTCCGGCGCTGCGGTGACCGCGGGACGGCCGAGGACCTGACGTCAGAGACCTTTCTGGCGGCGATGGACGCCGCCCGCAAGCCCTCACCGCCCGAGCTGAGCGTGCCGTGGCTGATCGGGGTGGCGCGCCACAAGCTGGCCGACCACTACCGGCGCCGCCACGACCGGTTCAGCGTCCCGGTCGCCGACGTGCCGGAGGCAACCGAGACGGCCGACACCTGGGACGCCCAGCTCGACCGCATCGTCGCCGAGAGCGTGCTCGCCAGGCTGCCGGAGCACCATCGCACCGTTCTGGCGTTGCGCTACATGGACGACCGGTCGGTGCCCGAGTGCGCGGAGCTGATCGGCCGCACCGTGCACGCCACCGAGGCCCTGCTCGTGCGGGCCCGCCGCGCATTCCGATCGAACTACCCGGAGCCGGAAAGGAGGAAGCCGTGA
- the mftR gene encoding mycofactocin system transcriptional regulator (MftR, the mycofactocin system transcriptional regulator, is an uncharacterized TetR family DNA-binding transcription factor. Its role is inferred by context. It occurs as part of the biosynthesis locus for mycofactocin, a partially characterized electron carrier derived from the terminal Val-Tyr dipeptide of the precursor peptide MftA, through a radical SAM enzyme-mediated process.), whose amino-acid sequence MASSAETEEGVAVDATKPRVGRRRSTSWEHISDVAIDLFTTRGFDEVSVDDVAAAAGIARRTLFRYYPSKNALPWGDFDAHLEHMRTLLDGADPNVPIREALRAALLAFNDFDDGDRHRQRMRLILETETLQAYSMTMYAGWRAVVAGFVARRLGLTEQDLVPQTVAWSMLAVALAAYEHWLADETVSLATALGGAFDMTAGGLDQLEIGVSE is encoded by the coding sequence ATGGCATCGAGTGCCGAAACGGAAGAGGGGGTCGCGGTGGATGCCACGAAACCGCGGGTGGGCCGTCGTCGATCCACGAGTTGGGAGCACATCAGCGACGTCGCGATCGACCTGTTCACGACGCGCGGCTTCGACGAGGTCAGCGTCGACGACGTGGCGGCCGCCGCGGGAATCGCCCGCCGGACACTGTTCCGCTACTACCCGTCGAAGAATGCGCTGCCCTGGGGCGACTTCGATGCGCACCTCGAGCACATGCGCACACTGCTCGACGGGGCCGATCCCAACGTGCCGATCCGGGAGGCGTTGCGCGCCGCCCTGCTGGCCTTCAACGACTTCGACGACGGCGACCGCCACCGGCAGCGCATGCGGTTGATCCTGGAAACCGAGACGTTGCAAGCCTATTCGATGACGATGTACGCCGGGTGGCGGGCAGTGGTGGCAGGTTTCGTGGCGCGTCGCCTGGGCCTCACGGAACAGGACCTGGTGCCGCAGACGGTGGCGTGGTCGATGCTGGCGGTGGCGCTGGCGGCCTACGAGCACTGGCTGGCCGACGAGACGGTGTCGCTGGCCACCGCGCTGGGCGGCGCATTCGACATGACGGCCGGCGGTCTGGACCAACTGGAAATCGGGGTGTCGGAGTAA
- the mftB gene encoding mycofactocin biosynthesis chaperone MftB (MftB, a small protein, is a peptide chaperone that assists the radical SAM enzyme MftC in performing two modifications to the C-terminal Val-Tyr dipeptide of the mycofactocin precursor peptide, MftA. MftB's role is analogous to the role of PqqD in the biosynthesis of PQQ, a cofactor that derives entirely from a Tyr and a Glu in the precursor PqqA.), with protein MTAPTSFDAGRRWRLHPQVAVRPEPFGALLYHFGTRKLSFLKNRTIVEVINSLGDHPDVRSACRAAGVDDDAQAPYLHALGVLVQSNMLVAEEDR; from the coding sequence ATGACTGCGCCGACCTCTTTCGACGCGGGCCGACGCTGGCGGTTGCACCCGCAGGTGGCGGTCCGGCCGGAGCCGTTCGGCGCGTTGCTCTACCACTTCGGGACCCGCAAGCTCTCGTTTCTGAAGAATCGGACGATCGTCGAGGTGATCAACTCGCTGGGTGATCACCCCGACGTTCGCTCCGCCTGCCGCGCTGCCGGTGTCGACGACGACGCGCAGGCGCCCTACCTCCATGCACTGGGCGTGCTCGTCCAGTCCAACATGCTTGTCGCGGAAGAGGATCGATGA
- the mftA gene encoding mycofactocin precursor MftA (Mycofactocin is a small molecule electron carrier derived from the final two amino acids, Val-Tyr, of MftA, the mycofactocin precursor. It plays a role in redox homeostasis and the metabolism of alcohols and aldehydes in Actinobacteria, including Mycobacterium tuberculosis.) has protein sequence MDSSENTQNDELVTESLVEEVSIDGMCGVY, from the coding sequence ATGGATTCGAGCGAGAACACCCAGAACGACGAGCTGGTGACCGAGAGCCTGGTCGAGGAAGTCTCGATCGACGGGATGTGCGGGGTCTACTGA
- the mftC gene encoding mycofactocin radical SAM maturase (MftC is a radical SAM/SPASM enzyme that catalyzes the first two steps in biosynthesis of the electron carrier mycofactocin from the terminal Val-Tyr dipeptide of the precursor peptide MftA.) has product MTVTAPVPRLVDQFERGLDAPICLTWELTYACNLSCVHCLSSSGKRDPRELSTQQCKDIIDELERMQVFYVNIGGGEPTVRSDFWELVDYATEHHVGVKFSTNGVRITPDVAAKLAASDYVDVQISLDGATAEVNDAVRGPGSFAMAVRALENLRDAGFTDAKISVVVTRHNVDQLDDFKALADAYGATLRITRLRPSGRGADVWDELHPTSDQQVQLYNWLVAHGERVLTGDSFFHLSGLGEPGALAGLNLCGAGRVVCLIDPVGDVYACPFAIHDKFLAGNVLRDGGFDTVWKHSELFRELREPQSAGACSGCGHYDACRGGCMAAKFFTGLPMDGPDPECVQGYGEPALALERDKPKSSVDHSRSGGRAPKGPIPLTLLSAPPKKFCNESPV; this is encoded by the coding sequence ATGACTGTCACTGCCCCCGTGCCCCGGCTGGTCGACCAGTTCGAGCGCGGACTGGACGCCCCCATCTGTCTGACCTGGGAGCTGACCTACGCGTGCAATCTGTCGTGCGTGCACTGCCTGTCGTCCTCGGGTAAACGCGACCCGCGTGAGCTGAGCACCCAGCAGTGCAAGGACATCATCGACGAGCTCGAGCGTATGCAGGTGTTCTACGTCAACATCGGCGGCGGGGAGCCGACCGTGCGCAGCGACTTCTGGGAGCTCGTCGACTACGCCACCGAGCACCACGTCGGCGTCAAGTTCTCCACCAACGGAGTGCGGATCACCCCGGACGTAGCCGCCAAACTGGCCGCCAGCGACTACGTCGACGTCCAGATCTCGCTGGACGGCGCGACCGCCGAGGTCAACGACGCGGTGCGCGGCCCGGGATCCTTCGCGATGGCGGTGCGCGCGCTGGAGAACCTGCGCGACGCCGGATTCACCGACGCCAAGATCTCGGTGGTCGTCACCCGCCACAACGTTGACCAGCTCGACGACTTCAAGGCACTGGCCGACGCCTATGGCGCGACGCTGCGCATCACCCGGCTGCGTCCGTCGGGCCGCGGCGCCGACGTGTGGGACGAACTGCACCCGACCTCGGACCAGCAGGTCCAGCTCTACAACTGGCTGGTCGCGCACGGCGAACGCGTGCTCACCGGCGACTCGTTCTTCCACCTGTCCGGCCTCGGCGAACCCGGCGCGCTGGCCGGGCTGAACCTGTGCGGCGCCGGCCGCGTGGTCTGCCTGATCGACCCGGTCGGCGACGTCTACGCCTGCCCGTTCGCCATCCACGACAAGTTCCTGGCAGGAAACGTGTTGCGGGACGGCGGTTTCGACACGGTGTGGAAGCACTCCGAGCTGTTTCGTGAGCTGCGCGAACCACAGTCGGCCGGCGCCTGCAGCGGCTGCGGGCATTACGACGCGTGCCGTGGCGGCTGCATGGCGGCCAAGTTCTTCACCGGCCTGCCGATGGACGGACCCGATCCCGAATGCGTGCAGGGCTACGGCGAACCCGCGCTGGCACTCGAACGCGACAAGCCCAAGTCGAGCGTGGATCACTCCCGCTCGGGCGGCCGCGCGCCGAAGGGCCCCATCCCGCTCACCCTGCTGAGCGCTCCTCCCAAAAAGTTCTGCAACGAAAGTCCTGTGTAA
- a CDS encoding VOC family protein, with product MNDNRDPLTVLNSDDLPVAPDPAFAARLRARLQAAASLPRRTGGVVMSGTDTMIAELAEAAAPPVEPRSAVIAYLTVTDARAAITWYADAFGAALTGDPVEMDDGRIGHAELSLGGGILYLADEFPEVSLKAPSPQHVSVSLMLAVSDTDAALRRAREAGATIQREPYEAHGARGAALVDPFGHRWMLTGPVTGAAVPIQHGDVGYVALCTPDPERAAAFYAHVLGWTYDSRTRTVTGIGQRIRLTSGPNTLVCGYAVTDQNGAQQSILGAGGQVGEVERLDFGDVVSATDPQGLPFAVFEPSSEQPRPKLNGSGPGELSYITYQVPNSAVFKAFYGGLLFWTFEPGRVDDGWQVMGTHPMAGVAGGTAEPVVVPMWTVEDVDAAVARVREAGGTVIEEPSQQSYGKSALCTDDQGTRFYLGEF from the coding sequence GTGAACGACAACCGGGATCCGTTGACCGTGCTCAACAGCGACGATCTTCCCGTCGCGCCCGACCCGGCCTTCGCCGCCCGCCTCCGTGCCCGGCTGCAAGCGGCCGCGTCCTTACCCCGTCGAACCGGAGGAGTTGTCATGAGCGGAACCGACACGATGATCGCCGAACTGGCCGAGGCGGCTGCACCGCCGGTCGAGCCCCGATCCGCGGTGATCGCCTATCTGACCGTCACCGATGCCCGCGCGGCCATCACCTGGTATGCCGACGCGTTCGGGGCCGCGCTGACGGGTGACCCTGTCGAGATGGACGACGGCCGGATCGGCCATGCGGAATTGTCACTCGGCGGCGGAATTCTGTACCTGGCCGATGAGTTTCCCGAGGTCAGCCTGAAAGCGCCGTCACCGCAGCATGTTTCAGTGAGCCTGATGTTGGCCGTGTCCGACACCGACGCCGCCCTGCGCCGGGCCCGGGAGGCGGGCGCCACCATTCAGCGCGAACCCTACGAGGCGCACGGGGCACGCGGCGCTGCCCTGGTCGATCCGTTCGGGCATCGCTGGATGCTCACCGGGCCCGTTACCGGCGCTGCCGTGCCGATCCAGCACGGTGATGTCGGCTATGTCGCGCTCTGTACACCGGACCCTGAGCGAGCGGCGGCGTTCTACGCGCATGTGCTCGGGTGGACCTATGACTCCCGAACCCGGACGGTGACCGGTATCGGGCAGCGAATCCGACTGACCTCGGGGCCGAACACACTGGTGTGTGGCTACGCCGTCACCGACCAGAACGGCGCGCAGCAGAGCATTCTCGGCGCCGGCGGACAGGTCGGCGAGGTCGAACGTCTCGACTTCGGCGACGTGGTGAGTGCGACCGATCCGCAAGGGCTGCCGTTCGCGGTGTTCGAACCCTCGTCTGAGCAGCCACGGCCGAAGCTCAACGGCAGTGGTCCCGGAGAGCTGTCCTACATCACCTACCAGGTGCCGAATTCAGCTGTGTTCAAAGCCTTCTACGGCGGTCTGCTGTTCTGGACGTTTGAACCGGGACGCGTTGACGACGGCTGGCAGGTGATGGGCACGCATCCCATGGCAGGCGTGGCCGGTGGAACTGCCGAACCGGTCGTCGTGCCGATGTGGACCGTCGAGGACGTCGACGCCGCGGTGGCGCGGGTGCGGGAGGCCGGCGGCACGGTCATCGAGGAGCCGTCGCAGCAGTCCTACGGCAAGTCCGCGCTGTGCACCGACGACCAGGGCACCCGGTTCTATCTCGGGGAGTTCTAG
- the mftF gene encoding mycofactocin biosynthesis glycosyltransferase MftF (Members of this protein family, MftF, are glycosyltransferases, members of PF00535 (glycosyl transferase family 2). The encoding gene is found as part of the mycofactocin cassette, in Mycobacterium tuberculosis, many other Actinobacteria, and occasional members of other lineages. Mycofactocin itself, a putative redox carrier, is a heavily modified derivative of the C-terminal Val-Tyr dipeptide of the mycofactocin precursor MftA (TIGR03969).), with the protein MTGPRLPDGFAVQVDRRVRVLGEGTALLGGSPTRLLRLAPAAQTLLRGGRLEVHDAVSAQLARTLLDATVAHPRPLSGPSHRDITVVIPVKDNPIGLMRLVSSLRGMRVVIVDDGSVDPVREADFAAMHCDVRVLRHPYSKGPAAARNTGLAVCDTDFVAFLDSDVVPRRGWLEALCGHFCDPAVALVAPRIVALNNTAGAVARYEAVRSSLDLGLREAPVVPYGTVSYVPSAAIICRRAALLDIGGFDETLTSGEDVDLCWRLNEAGARLRYEPIATVAHDHRTDLRKWFVRKAFYGSAAAPLTIRHPGKTAPLVISGPTLAAWLLAARGSGIGYVASVVVAVLTGRRIAKTLSGVPTEPLEVAAVATQAMWSGAAQLAAAICRHYWPLALLAATLSRRCRRVVLVAAVLDGLLDWLVRTGRVDDDGKRVGVLTYLLLKRLDDIAYGLGLWSGVLRERHAGALKPQIRR; encoded by the coding sequence ATGACCGGCCCGCGTCTCCCGGACGGGTTCGCCGTCCAGGTGGACCGCCGGGTGCGCGTGCTCGGAGAGGGCACGGCGTTGCTCGGCGGCTCACCGACCCGGTTGCTGCGCTTGGCGCCGGCCGCGCAGACGCTGCTACGCGGCGGCCGGCTGGAAGTTCACGACGCGGTCAGTGCCCAGCTGGCCCGCACCCTGCTCGACGCGACCGTCGCACACCCGCGGCCGCTGAGCGGGCCCTCGCACCGCGACATCACCGTCGTTATCCCGGTGAAGGACAACCCTATCGGGCTGATGCGCCTGGTGTCGTCGCTGCGCGGTATGCGTGTGGTGATTGTCGACGACGGCTCCGTGGACCCGGTGCGCGAGGCCGACTTCGCAGCGATGCACTGCGACGTGCGGGTGCTGCGCCACCCGTACAGCAAGGGTCCGGCCGCGGCCCGCAACACCGGGCTGGCGGTCTGCGACACCGACTTCGTCGCGTTCCTGGACTCCGACGTGGTGCCGCGCCGCGGCTGGCTGGAAGCGCTGTGCGGCCACTTCTGCGACCCCGCGGTCGCGTTGGTGGCGCCCCGCATCGTGGCGCTGAACAACACCGCCGGCGCGGTGGCGCGGTACGAGGCGGTCCGCTCCTCGCTGGACCTCGGGCTGCGCGAGGCGCCCGTCGTGCCGTACGGCACCGTCTCCTACGTGCCCAGTGCCGCGATCATCTGCCGCCGAGCGGCCCTGCTCGACATCGGCGGATTCGACGAGACCCTGACCTCCGGCGAAGACGTCGACCTGTGCTGGCGCCTCAACGAGGCCGGTGCCCGGCTGCGCTACGAGCCGATCGCCACGGTGGCCCACGATCATCGCACCGATCTGCGGAAGTGGTTCGTGCGCAAGGCGTTCTACGGCAGCGCCGCAGCCCCGTTGACCATCCGTCATCCCGGGAAGACGGCGCCGCTGGTGATCTCCGGCCCGACCCTGGCGGCGTGGCTGCTGGCCGCGCGGGGTTCGGGCATCGGCTATGTGGCGTCGGTGGTCGTCGCGGTCCTCACCGGGCGCCGCATCGCCAAGACACTGTCCGGAGTCCCGACCGAGCCGCTGGAGGTGGCCGCGGTGGCCACCCAGGCGATGTGGTCGGGGGCCGCCCAACTCGCCGCGGCCATCTGCCGGCACTACTGGCCGCTGGCGCTGCTGGCGGCGACGCTGTCGAGGCGATGCCGTCGCGTGGTGCTGGTCGCCGCGGTGCTCGACGGCCTGCTCGACTGGCTGGTGCGCACCGGTCGTGTCGACGACGACGGCAAGCGGGTCGGGGTGCTGACCTACCTGCTGCTCAAACGCCTCGACGACATCGCCTACGGCCTGGGGCTGTGGAGCGGCGTGCTGCGCGAGCGCCACGCCGGCGCCCTGAAGCCGCAGATCCGCCGCTGA